TTCTGGCACATCcatcaaaaaaatgtatttatttttcagaaggACTGACCTACAAACTACAACCAAACAAATTGccataagatataaaaatagtCTCATAGGAGTATGCTACACATAAGTATAATCTGAGTTTATTATTCATCATATTTCTTTTAGTGGggaaacatatacatatgtatgtacactTAACAAATACAGTTAACAAAAGGCTAATACGTATGTAGTAATAATGGTAATAATAAAACGATTCTGCTCCTCGAGAACAGAAATATAATATCTCAACTCGCACTAATAGTAGATCATAAGCATTATGATCTTTCCGTCATGTTTACGTATAGTAATATTAATTTgcttcatttaaaaataatgcacACTTACAGCTATATACAGTTTGgaactatttaatttataattagcaattagatttttcttaaacttctcgttttcttttaaatttgtttcgtttttgtttttgtttttttttgtgatagAACTCTGCGACATAGTATTTTGTACAGCATCCTTTGAGGATGCGCCTCAAGGTGACCCGCCGTCCTTGCCGTgccttaaaattttaaaataattaatttacacAATACACAGAGTTGCTCAGTCTTCAGGCGTGTGTTTTTCTGCCACGGGTCTCGAGTCAGCTTTGGTCATCAACTTTTTCTAGTGACCAAGCAAAAGAATCCTCCAATCCACTTCTTATACGATTCCAATGGAATTAATCTAGTACGAGGATATGCCTATGACGGGTGAGTactgaaaataagaaaaataataataaattgtatttaaaaacattgtatgcatttgtataaatttaaccaactagattttatataaaaacatttcttatatgtaatatattttaagaaaaatggtaTAAGCTATACactagtttaaaaaaaagctaaataaattccaaatagggcacaaacttttaaaagctttaaacgATTTAAAAGTCGTTTACTCTCCTTCTGAAATTATAGGTAAATTGGAAATCTGATTGAAAACCCACCTCCTCATCCATGACACTGGTGTGGTCGTAGATCCGTGCCGGCAGGTTTTTACGCAAACTGAAATGATCCTCTGTGGTGGTGGTCTTGCGGTAGATGGGATTCTCAAAGTTCATCGAGTTAATGCGTCGCTTGCTGCAGTAGCGATAGCCAATGAGCAGGAGCTGTCAATGTCCGGATAAATTGATtagtttttcccattttcacCGTGTCTGTGGACCCAGCTTACCACCGATAGCAGGACAGCAAAGCCACTGAGACTGGCTATGACCACCAGCGCAATGAAGCCGGAATCCGGCTGCTCGCTGGGCGTTGTGGTCTTTTCGATTTGGGTCTGGTTCTTCACAGGACGCTGGTCGGCAACTGTGGACGGAAATTGATTTGCAATCAGTcgaattttcaataaaaataggggacagtaaacaaaaaaacatagattgttttaaattaaacaagagaTAAGTAAACATGAATATGCATATACCACAACCATAGTTCTATTTCGTTTATGTTAACATGCTGTAATATTCCAAACAACAAAACCATTTGCCTAACTTACTTTTCCGACCTTAATTAAGGATAACAAAAAAGTTGTAATTATAAACATGCAACAGCTGGAGTAAGTAAATAATCatctttacatttttatgaaacatatttcagaaaattgtttaaaaaacataaattggGGAAAGTGTTTTATTTCTAGACATCCTACCACTTTTGGATAAAGGGGTAGACTTAAGGGCTAAGCTTTTTTCACACAATGGTGGGACTTAAACGGTACTTCACCTACAGCAATGATAAACAAAGGGGGAAActgtataaaaagaaaacggAAATCATCGCAATAAAAGAGCAAAGCGGAATAGGGAATCAACATCAAACTCCCAGCGGCTTTAAGCCCCCCTTACTCCACCTCTTCTCCTGAGATGCGAAGGAATTTTCAATCAAATCGCTCAAAGTGCGCATTTAGGCGCAAATAAACACTTAAACGCGCTCGCGCCTTTGATGGCAAATACTTTTATGCGCAAGAAGCGGCCTGCCGCCGATTTAGATTTGGATGGGAAATGGCAACgtcaatggcaatggcaatggcaatagCAATGGCAATAGCAATGGCAACCTAATGACATCGTTAACGCAGAGCATTTAATGGGATTTTGTCAGCCGTCGAGGGAGAACATCTTCTAGTCAAAACAGTAAAAGTTATCAACATTAAGTTGAGACGCACTTTAAAGCAAACACCCTCGGGGGCCGACAGACGAAACTCCCGATATTAACCTCATACTTTGCGGCCTGAAAATTGTGGACTTTCAGATGGCGGTGATGGGATGGTGGTGCTCCCTGCTGAGGTTTCAATTGCAGGGTCGGGCCATCGCCTGCCTACTTGCGGTTGCCTGCGATGCAAGTGGCTCAACTGCGATGGCATTTATGAAACTGTCAGGGATGGGGTTGTCCTCCCAGAACTCCGCCTGATGATGATTAATGTGGGCCATGACAAAGCAAATGTTGTGGCCTGGGTGCCGCAAAAGGGCTCCGGTTGAGTGCAGATCTCGGCAAGCAGTTTGATTAATACGCTTGCAATAAATCTGAATCTTTCACGAAAGTGTTTATAAACAGTGCGTGAATTGGGGCAAAAACAGTGGCAGAGGAAGACGTCGAATCTTATAAATTGAGAGAGGAAGTCACCGGGCTGTCAACCCATCCGAAAGGATAACTATCGATGCTCCCCCTCGGGTcttattaatcaaaatttcCGCTGACGTCCTGCTGATGAAGTTTTCTTCGTTTCCGTTGTGTCGGCTAAAAATCTGAGGTTGATCGATGGGAAGATTTAGTGTGTGGGAATAATAACGAATTTGTAGAGTTGTTTGTATGATTTGCCTGCCAAAATTTGGAAGGGCATTGGTAAACACTTTTGTCATTTGAGGAACAATATAAGGAATAAATGaagaacacaaataaaaacaacacaacacaagGACAATGAGatacaaaaccaaaaatgtattttccaCACTCTTATGactatttttaacttttacaaattgaacaaaaacatttcactgacaaatttgtttgatattttttctttatattcaTTATGATAATAAATGttgattgaaaaaaaaaaatagttttctgtatcaaataaaaacaaaaggtcAAGAActtatattcaaatatttttatttaactttcaaatagttaattaatattctttaatatGTTTGTAATTCTATTTCAAGTTACCCATTAGACAATAAGGACAAAAGGTTAACCATTAAGTGATTTTACACAGGAGAAAGACAACACAAGAAAGATATCTAAAACGACTTCCCAGACAAATGAGGACAACACAACGAAAGGTTCCCTTTTAGGGTGGACCCACACAGAACTGGGTTGTCAGGCATACCAAAAGTCGTCGCCAAAAAGGGCCACTTTGTGCTCAGCTGGAGATCATCGTTAAGTCCTATCCGAATGTTAGCTTGTCCCACTTGGACACCCGTGGGCAGTCTCCGGCGTGGAAATTTTGGGCTCGGTTTCGTTTTGCGGGCTCGCGGGGGTTTTGTGATGGAAGCCACGTAAAGAGCTACATGCGGGTGCAAGTCATGCCGGATTGGGGAATCGTTTTAGGGGTTTTAGGGGTTTATTAGTAagcataaaatcaaaattaaaagccatgctggttaaattaaaagcatacGGCAAAAGAGGTGCTAAAAGTTATCGAGTACTTACGATCCTCGACGCACATGAGGCCGTCGGCCATCAGTTTCAGACCCGTGGGACAGGCGCAGGATATGCGGGGACTCCTCTCGTTAATCCTGGGAGCTGGCAGGCAGAGATGGGAGCAGTGGCCGTTGACCGACTGGCAGTGGTTCACACCGTCCGGTTGGCGGTACGGGTGGTACACATGCACCACCATTGGATGTTGGAGCTAttaagcaaatatatatatatatatttaagaatagaTAGGTTGATATAAAATGAACGCGCTTGACTATTATTAactgttaaacaaattttttaagaatgaaTGCatataactttcaacttttgtaaattataaGCTATCGCTTGGGTTTTAAAATCACCTCAAAAACTGCCCAAAAGAATGcaatgtaaaatttatttcatctTTGGAAAGAAAACCAAGTGacttattgattttaaataaaattctgcATACTTTTACACACCGTTTTAAATAGTTTCAAAACTTTAACGAGTTCTGTGGCACCCCCCTGTgtactaatttttaaataattttaacaaaaatctaaataaaattaaaaataacattttgatTTCCACATCAATGAGACTCACCATATGCACTGCTGTGACGGGCTCCACATCCTCCCCGGTGAACTTGTTGGCCTTGAAGACGGCCTGTTTTTCCCAGTCGGTCCAGTAGACGTAGTCCTCGAAGGTGGTGATCGAGAAGGGATGTCGCAGGTACTCGCCGGAGTAGAGCACCTGGCTCCTCTGTGACCCATCATAGTTGGCGGAGGAGATGACATTGAGCTTTCCGTCCACCCAGTAGATGCGCTTTCGCACCAAATCCAGAGTGATGCCGTTGGGCCACTTGACGTCGTAGCTGATAATGGTGGTGCGGTGGGAGCCGTCCATGCCCGCCCTTTCGATGCGAGGAGAGGCGCCCCAGTCGGACCAGTACATCCAGCCCTCGATGGGATCCAGGGCGATTGAACGCGGAATGTCCAGAGAGTCCTCCACCAGGACCTTGCCCATGCTGCCCTCGAAGTTGGTCAGTTCGATGGTGCACTTGTGCGTGTCCGTGTAGTAGACGTGGTTGTAGATCCAGTCCACAGCCAGGCCATCCGAGGTCACCGAGGATTTGGTCAGCACCACTGTCTTATCGTTGCCCTCGTCTATTGGCGCCTTATATATACTCTGCGTGGTCACATCGCTCCAGAAGATCATCCCCGTGCGGAAGACAAAGTCCAGGGCAGTGGCTGCCTTTGTACTGTTCACTATGGAGGTCATTTCCATGTGATCTAGGGCTATCTTCCGGATGTCATGCCGTCTGGCCAAAAGGAGTGAGGCATGTCCTTCGCTGGCCTTGCATCTCGTGTGATTTCTGGGATCCCTCATATAGCCCGCTTCACACTCGCACTTAAAGCCTCCGATTTCGTTCACGCATATCTGTGAGCACTTGCCCGGGATATCGCACTCGTTGATGTCCTGGCAGTTGCGCTTGTCGGGGGACAACTTGTAGCCCTCGTGGCATTCGCAGTGGTGACCCACCTTCAGGTCCACGCACTGATGCATGCAGCCTCCGTTCTTCGATGCGCACTCGTTGACGCCACACTTTCCAGCCGGCTCGTCCTCGCCATCCGGACAGTCCTTTCGTTTATCGCAGACCTTCGACAGCGGAATGCACTGACCTCCGCCGCAGTCGAATTCACTGGTGGTGTTGCAGCCTCCTTGGGCGACACCCAAACTGAGGCTCAGTCCGCAGTCCCGCTCGTCGCTGCCATCGGCACAGTCCTTATCTCCGTTGCAGGTGAGATGGCCGGGAATGCAGCTGCGATCGCCGCACTGGTACTGGTCCGCCCGGCAGGTCACGTTCTTGCAGTTGGCCGTGTGCTCGTCGTCGCCGTCGGGACAGTCGCGGTCACCGTCGCAGAGCCAGCTGTGGTGCAGGCAGGTGATGCGGTCCTTGCACTGATACTCGTGCGGCAAGCAGGGCGTGGTCGTCTTGGTTACATTCGCACAGGACTGTAAAAGAAACAGGTGGGTAACAATCGAaagatttataaataagttatatttaaacatacatttttcagAAGTGGGTATGGAAGAATTTTCAGAATTGTATaaaataagattaaaatataaataaatataatttacagtTAATGACTTCTTTGCATCTTGATAGAAAATCAGAAATACttatatttcaattgaataatttattaaacttattttttttagaaattgttttttgataatatattttgaaaatataaattaaatttaatttaacaaaactatCTCGCCTTAACAAATACACTTGTAAGTCTTTTGAattatacttttaaataagGTCCGGAAGgtaaacttaaactttaaaaatagtaaaatggcagacattttttggttgtaggGTTGTAGGttgcaaaataaaacgaaGGTTAGCCCAAGGAACCGGACAAAGTTTCCTGCCCTGAGTTTGGTAAACTTTTCGCAGCAGGGAGAAGTATGCAAGGAAATGCTTGGCACACCGAGGAAATTATGCACCCCAAGCAAGCAtgcaaaaatgcaattttatgcGTGCCATGCGTTGACAACAAAAGCTGCCAAAGCTGGCAGGGCGCTGAGTTATGCCCCACTTGGCCATAATTCATGTGGCTTAGGCGAgagcacccaaaaaaaaaaaaaaaaataagcagaATGACTGAAAGGGGTTTGGAGTTTGGGGTTTTTTGCTTAGCTTCCAAGGTATGAAAATTTATGGCAGGCATTATTCACTCACCCGCTCATCGGAGCCATCGGAGCAGTCCGGATCCCCGTCGCAGACCCACCGTTTGGCGATGCAGGCCCCATTAGTGCAGGTATGCTCCGCCACGGAATCGCAGGGAACCACCGGACACTCCCGCTCGTCCGATCCGTCGCCACAGTCGTCGTCGTGGTCGCACTTCCACCGCTTCTGGATGCACCGCCCATTGCCGCAGGTGAACTCGTCGGCGCGACAGGTCTGGTCTGcgaatttatcaaaaatatttaggcTTACCGCACACAAAGGGAGCTGCAACAAATACCAGGCAAACAATAGAAACCAAAGCCAAATTAAGTGATGGGGAAGTTACGTGTGGAACAGAATGAAGTGTACTCTGTGGGCAAATACAGTGTTTGTGGAGATAaggaagaaattaaaactgGAAACTAGAAACCGCTTCGTTTTGTGAcctgttaaacaaaaatcaaaccaaaaaaaatgtttttaactaaataaagtattttaaaaacaaaaaaaattatattttaggaAAAACCTCAGTATCTAAGCCTTTATttcaatcggaaaaaaaaggTAATTGAAATCAAACGGCAACATATAAGAGACGAatataaatgcttttaaaaattcaaaacaagaATGTATACAGTTGGGTGCAGCTATCCAAAGCaagaattttataaagaaaatctTGTATAAATTGTCATTTTAACCTAAATGATTTGGAGTCTCTAAAAGCCAACATTTGTTTTCAGAATTAGAAACATTATCACAGGTAATCGAAATCAAAAATCACCATATAGCACgaatataaatgattttacaaaatttaaagcaaGGTCTGTATTTCAATGCAAGAATTTCATTGAGAAAAGCATGAATAAATAGTCAAATTTGATACTAAATGAtgtaaaagcttttaattaaacttggaaaaagaaaacactaCAAATCAAAAACATCCACACTCTCGTTTTTGCATTTCTTTACTTTAAATACAGTAACGATATGATATCCGCAATCCATCGGGGGTCATTGGAATTTTTGCACCAGCAAGTCGAATGCTTAAATGAAAGGGAACTAAAAACCAGAATCGAAATGAAGTGCGGTTGCCTCAATAGTTGGAATAAGTTAGCATTGAGGCTTGGGATGGGAAAATGGGGTTAGCTTTGAGACCAGTTGGATTGCGAACTAGTGCTGCAGACGAATGAAAATTAAGTAGCATTTATACAAGGATAGCTCAACCAAAACTCTGAATATAAGTTAAATGAAAGTAAATAGGTAAATTTCCACTGCAAGAGTTGGcaaacaaaatcttaaaacaAACGAAACGTTGAACGGGACtcatattaaatgtttataaatatttcaagggaaaaaaattgtacttaaacatacatttgtttttaaaatcaaatatcaTTCAAGAAACTAAATTCAagcaaactaaattaattaaatgttctttgccaaatattttactacttaaagtaacaaaaaaaattgataaaatttcCTTACTGCAGTTGTGCTCATCGGAGCCATCGCTGCAGTCCTTGCTCTGGTCGCACATCCAGGCCAAAGGTACACATTGCCCCTCACCACTCTTACAGGCGTATTCATCCGGTGAGCAGGTGCGGGCTCCTATCGAAATCGATGTGcagcatttattaaaatggtaGAAAGGAAAGAGAAAGTGGCGTGTTGAGCTGTCATTACTTTCATTGCActacgcatacgccgtgtgtAACCGTCGAAAACAtgacaataaattcatttatcCCAGCCCTAAACTGTTAAAGGacaaaaatattgcaaaatattCCATTATCTTTGGGACTTTTCTAAATGTTTATGAATTACAACTTTATCAAGTTGTATTATATTAGATTTAATATCTTAATGTAACTTGGacataacaaattttttcaaatttgtaataaaggttcaaaatggaaatttttaaaattttaactttttactttACTAAATTTTACTGCAGATAAGCCATGACAACGGTGCTTACTTGTCTGTGGGCGGGTATTAAGCGAATTTCATGCGATGTTGCCCGGGCGCCAGCGAAAACGCGTCGAATACTTGTTGTCAAGGGCCGCCGCAACTGAGTACACAATACATACGCGCACTTCGGCACACACAAGTGTGCACTCTCAATGCtcgaaaacacacacacatatgcaaGCACAGGACTCTCACTCTCAATGACTTGATTAAACTTCTAAACACAAGGGGGCGAAATTGTTGCGAAAATTATGCAAGCGCCACTCCATTAAGGGTGCGTATGAGTTATGCGGTAAGTTGGTTAGTGAAAGCGATTAAACGGCGGGTGGTGTTTGGTGGGTGGCATTGTGTGGTTTCGTATCGTATCGATTGCAAGGACAAAATGGTTTTGGGGCTTACTGCAGTGCGCCTCATCGGACTTGTCCCGGCAATCGTTGCTGCCGTCGCAGAGCCAACTGCGCGGAATGCACTGGTCGACCGTTTGGCATTTGAACTCGTTGTTGGGACAGGCGTTCACTAAACACACAATCGAAATAGTCGTCGGTTAGCTGGTTCATTCCTCACGGGATTCCCGTATGGATTTAATGCCCTCTTCCCCGGAGGATGAAATACTTACTGCACAATTCGTTGGCTTCGTCGGAGCCGTCTGCACAATCGCTCTCCTGATCGCAGCGCCATTTGTTCGGTATGCAGTTGCCATTCCCGCAGCGAAATTGGTCCGACGAGCAAGTGGCCTCTGCAAAAAGCAACAGAATCCGAGTTAAATCAGGCAATATAGCTGTTGCAAGCGAATAAATAAAGTTGAGAACATCTCAGTGATTTATTATGTGATGCTTTAGTTACTTAAGCATGAAATAGAACCACTTTGGTTTACTAAACATaaataagaaacattttaGCCCTGCCTTTTGTGAAATAAAAGGAATAGCTTTAACTATACTTAAAGGGTAAACTCTAAGTTATACATACTAAGATTCAATCATTTTTGCAGTTCGTATCTTGTTcctatttcaaaataatagaaacTAAATTCGTAATGTaagcatttcatttaaaagttaatgtGCTTATAAGAATAGGATGTTCATATTTATGTTTACTATTATTTCCTTAACATGGCAAATTAATAAgctatgaaatatatttttaaaaattgtttgttttttatttctccaagctaaaattgcaaattattattttcactaatttttttaatcgtAGATATGTGTCACAGAACTATTAAAATGAACataatcggtttagaaaatatttccgtttgtttggtcttatattatttatttatttgttagaGTCTTATGTTCCACCGCAGTTGTATGTTTGCGCGGCTTTGAACTCTGGGGACGACCCgtatcaaaaacaaaagccaaacaaacaaCCGTGGGAATAGGGGCCACTCAGAAATATGCGCGTGTTTATGAGTTTATGTTTGGCCACACCCACCGCCCACAtctcacacgcacacacacatatttatttacacgCACTTGAGCACGTGCTGAGCAAGGAAAATACCCCagaaagacaaacaaaaagagcGCTGCAATAGCTTTTCAATGCCACTCCAAGGGCCAGCAAAATGTGTCATTTTATACCGCGTGTgttcatatatgtatatatatatatatatatacatatgggATACGTGTATGGCTTGTAATCGGATTAGACGGTTCTTGAATTCGCTGACTTGTTGCTATGAAACGCAGCTTTCCATGCCGCCCAACAGCCGGAAAAACAGGTCACAAAATTCTATTGCATACTATCGGTAAACAGTCCCAACAATTAGATATTTTGTGTGCCCTAACTTTGTTGTGTGAATTGTTGCCAGGCATTTGGAAAATTCTTCGGGCAGTTTAAGCTATTTTTACGGCCTCAATATTATAGAATTCCAAACATTTTGGTGTAAATGTTTGGAACATGCCTTGTGGCTTTTACAAATTGCTGTTGATTATGCAGATCTTGGCCAATGCCAAAGGACAAACGTTTGGTTGTGTAAagtttaatcaatttttatgcTTGTCAGGCCTGTGCTCGCCATatcaataacattttatatgaTTACTTTTCTAAACTTTTTATGAACGGAAATGAAATGTGGCATAAAAAAAtgagtgtatgtgtgtgtgtgtgcaggcAACTggcgaaaacaaaactttgaTGTGAGccaatatttgttaaaaaataaaagcaaaacaaaaaaggcaaatataaatacaaattcactgaacaataaaaattggcCACATGTGTGACCCAAGCgaaaatataacatataaaaAGAATTGGGAGAAAACAAGTGCAGGGAGGAAAATAAATTCCCCACCAACTTTTTGTTCAATGATTGTCAATTggattttatgttattttccTTGCGTTTTGCGTTTTTGTAATATGTGATATTATTTTCGGGAACTGCGCCCAGTGGGCAAATTGGTAATATTTGCTGATCGCCTTGGTctccaattaaaaatcaaattacacCAGTTTGTGTATCATGTCTGATATGACAGGACGAAACATTCATTGATTACATTTATGCAGCACCTCCCACCAAagaaaaatgacaaaaataagCATAAACAGAAATATGAAAGTTGCGCTGTCATGCAGCATTTTGGagcacaatttatttttttaactaagtTTAAACGGCTTTTCAGTTGATTAAAAAACTTTGGCCTTTGGCAGTTGATGCTTTCATGTATTCCCGCTCAGTCTCTGCTCCCTACcaatttgtatgcaaatgtTAAGCGGCGCTCGAAAAAATATTCTGTTGCATGCGAGGCATAGCTGGAATCCTGCATAAATGCCATGGGCTGCTGAAAATGCGGAAAACTGGCGGAAAACTCCATGGGGAAACTCTGGATTTTTGTAAATCCAGATGATTGGGATTTTGGcatgtttaatttaagttaaaaggTGTCGAAAACTTTTTGACCTCAAAATAGTTAAAAGTTTTCCCCAACTTCGACTAGTTTAACCGAGTCTTCTCAACAGTTAGGTGTTTACTATTGGGACTCAACCTAGTCTGATAAAAGACATGGTAGCCACACAACAGAGTTTTAAAAAGCGCCTAAAACTTAAAGACTTTCTGCTCAATTGActcaaaacattaaagctatattaaaaaatatttgtatccAAATAAATGcagcaataaatataatattattaagtactgttttgcatataaaaaatataaacgcaatggattttaaattgttttatatgagaaattcaattaaaaagtgcATTAACAGTTTGAAgctctttgtttatttattttaggttTCTCATGTCCACAAATACGCTGAAATTATATGTGATATGCATAATTTATGATTCgtctatatttatattttctcattaaataAACTTCAGTATTGTGAGAATATCCGTAATTATTGTTGTTCCAACATGTCCATAAATATATGCTTCACTTAATTTGTTGTATTGTCCTCGCAAATATCATTTTGAACCATTAATTCCCCAACAAACGAAATAATCACCATAATTATTTGCATACCATTTATGGCCAGAGCGCGAAAACTGTGGCTCTGAGTGTGCAGCAAACTGGCAACGAAGAGTAAATACCAAATCCGATCCATTTTGTGATTGTTTCCGCGACTTTCTCTATGTTTTTTAAAGGAGCTAAAGAATATTAGGCGATGAGTACTTCATATGACCAAGATTCGTGCTTATAATTGACAAACAGAACGCCTCCATTCTCAAGTGGTCCGGCCAACTTGCATAAATTGATTGCATAATTTCCGTACACTAAACTGCCTTTGAGCAGGACATTTCAAGTTCATTACGACCACAGCGGACAAGCAGAcagaatttataaattgttaacATCATATTCCATTTCGGGGTCAGACGGAGAAATGGCGGA
This genomic window from Drosophila gunungcola strain Sukarami chromosome 3R, Dgunungcola_SK_2, whole genome shotgun sequence contains:
- the LOC128252088 gene encoding very low-density lipoprotein receptor isoform X12, yielding MHISDLCVMMVLSLALFLNPGQSLEAKCDEKQFQCRSGDCIPIRFVCDGDADCKDHSDEQIKECKFIEATCSSDQFRCGNGNCIPNKWRCDQESDCADGSDEANELCMNACPNNEFKCQTVDQCIPRSWLCDGSNDCRDKSDEAHCNQTCRADEFTCGNGRCIQKRWKCDHDDDCGDGSDERECPVVPCDSVAEHTCTNGACIAKRWVCDGDPDCSDGSDERSCANVTKTTTPCLPHEYQCKDRITCLHHSWLCDGDRDCPDGDDEHTANCKNVTCRADQYQCGDRSCIPGHLTCNGDKDCADGSDERDCGLSLSLGVAQGGCNTTSEFDCGGGQCIPLSKVCDKRKDCPDGEDEPAGKCGVNECASKNGGCMHQCVDLKVGHHCECHEGYKLSPDKRNCQDINECDIPGKCSQICVNEIGGFKCECEAGYMRDPRNHTRCKASEGHASLLLARRHDIRKIALDHMEMTSIVNSTKAATALDFVFRTGMIFWSDVTTQSIYKAPIDEGNDKTVVLTKSSVTSDGLAVDWIYNHVYYTDTHKCTIELTNFEGSMGKVLVEDSLDIPRSIALDPIEGWMYWSDWGASPRIERAGMDGSHRTTIISYDVKWPNGITLDLVRKRIYWVDGKLNVISSANYDGSQRSQVLYSGEYLRHPFSITTFEDYVYWTDWEKQAVFKANKFTGEDVEPVTAVHMLQHPMVVHVYHPYRQPDGVNHCQSVNGHCSHLCLPAPRINERSPRISCACPTGLKLMADGLMCVEDLADQRPVKNQTQIEKTTTPSEQPDSGFIALVVIASLSGFAVLLSVLLLIGYRYCSKRRINSMNFENPIYRKTTTTEDHFSLRKNLPARIYDHTSVMDEEYSPVIGISSY
- the LOC128252088 gene encoding very low-density lipoprotein receptor isoform X3 translates to MAIESRSTGTTSDTIKPAIKSTISPKSPVILNKRLAEQLFRCACANFNLLLLTLILGFGKCCTATPTPLITPPTSTSAASPHSPHSPHSPQPIDEGGSLSKLLDGRAFINMGFKFLNVSGKIGTPLGIGQSLEAKCDEKQFQCRSGDCIPIRFVCDGDADCKDHSDEQIKECKFIEATCSSDQFRCGNGNCIPNKWRCDQESDCADGSDEANELCMNACPNNEFKCQTVDQCIPRSWLCDGSNDCRDKSDEAHCNQTCRADEFTCGNGRCIQKRWKCDHDDDCGDGSDERECPVVPCDSVAEHTCTNGACIAKRWVCDGDPDCSDGSDERSCANVTKTTTPCLPHEYQCKDRITCLHHSWLCDGDRDCPDGDDEHTANCKNVTCRADQYQCGDRSCIPGHLTCNGDKDCADGSDERDCGLSLSLGVAQGGCNTTSEFDCGGGQCIPLSKVCDKRKDCPDGEDEPAGKCGVNECASKNGGCMHQCVDLKVGHHCECHEGYKLSPDKRNCQDINECDIPGKCSQICVNEIGGFKCECEAGYMRDPRNHTRCKASEGHASLLLARRHDIRKIALDHMEMTSIVNSTKAATALDFVFRTGMIFWSDVTTQSIYKAPIDEGNDKTVVLTKSSVTSDGLAVDWIYNHVYYTDTHKCTIELTNFEGSMGKVLVEDSLDIPRSIALDPIEGWMYWSDWGASPRIERAGMDGSHRTTIISYDVKWPNGITLDLVRKRIYWVDGKLNVISSANYDGSQRSQVLYSGEYLRHPFSITTFEDYVYWTDWEKQAVFKANKFTGEDVEPVTAVHMLQHPMVVHVYHPYRQPDGVNHCQSVNGHCSHLCLPAPRINERSPRISCACPTGLKLMADGLMCVEDPLYVASITKPPRARKTKPSPKFPRRRLPTGVQVGQANIRIGLNDDLQLSTKWPFLATTFVADQRPVKNQTQIEKTTTPSEQPDSGFIALVVIASLSGFAVLLSVLLLIGYRYCSKRRINSMNFENPIYRKTTTTEDHFSLRKNLPARIYDHTSVMDEEYSPVIGISSY
- the LOC128252088 gene encoding very low-density lipoprotein receptor isoform X4 yields the protein MAIESRSTGTTSDTIKPAIKSTISPKSPVILNKRLAEQLFRCACANFNLLLLTLILGFGKCCTATPTPLITPPTSTSAASPHSPHSPHSPQPIDEGGSLSKLLDGRAFINMGFKFLNVSGKIGTPLGIGQSLEAKCDEKQFQCRSGDCIPIRFVCDGDADCKDHSDEQIKECKFIEATCSSDQFRCGNGNCIPNKWRCDQESDCADGSDEANELCMNACPNNEFKCQTVDQCIPRSWLCDGSNDCRDKSDEAHCRARTCSPDEYACKSGEGQCVPLAWMCDQSKDCSDGSDEHNCNQTCRADEFTCGNGRCIQKRWKCDHDDDCGDGSDERECPVVPCDSVAEHTCTNGACIAKRWVCDGDPDCSDGSDERSCANVTKTTTPCLPHEYQCKDRITCLHHSWLCDGDRDCPDGDDEHTANCKNVTCRADQYQCGDRSCIPGHLTCNGDKDCADGSDERDCGLSLSLGVAQGGCNTTSEFDCGGGQCIPLSKVCDKRKDCPDGEDEPAGKCGVNECASKNGGCMHQCVDLKVGHHCECHEGYKLSPDKRNCQDINECDIPGKCSQICVNEIGGFKCECEAGYMRDPRNHTRCKASEGHASLLLARRHDIRKIALDHMEMTSIVNSTKAATALDFVFRTGMIFWSDVTTQSIYKAPIDEGNDKTVVLTKSSVTSDGLAVDWIYNHVYYTDTHKCTIELTNFEGSMGKVLVEDSLDIPRSIALDPIEGWMYWSDWGASPRIERAGMDGSHRTTIISYDVKWPNGITLDLVRKRIYWVDGKLNVISSANYDGSQRSQVLYSGEYLRHPFSITTFEDYVYWTDWEKQAVFKANKFTGEDVEPVTAVHMLQHPMVVHVYHPYRQPDGVNHCQSVNGHCSHLCLPAPRINERSPRISCACPTGLKLMADGLMCVEDLADQRPVKNQTQIEKTTTPSEQPDSGFIALVVIASLSGFAVLLSVLLLIGYRYCSKRRINSMNFENPIYRKTTTTEDHFSLRKNLPARIYDHTSVMDEEYSPVIGISSY